A single Lacerta agilis isolate rLacAgi1 chromosome 10, rLacAgi1.pri, whole genome shotgun sequence DNA region contains:
- the MICALL1 gene encoding MICAL-like protein 1 isoform X2 yields the protein MSGPRSALQAWCRRQCEGYPGVEIRDLSSSFRDGLAFCAILHRNRPDLLDFNSLSKDNVYENNRLAFEVAEQELGIPALLDPSDMVSMKVPDCLSIMTYVSQYYNHFNNPNQARVLPPMKHPAVAASPTLPAHKPAPASETTSAPKDEDAAGLAEQSQRTTLSSTCAACQQHVHLVQRYLADGKLYHRQCFRCKECSSTLLPGSYKPGPEVGTFVCTQHRGKLGLSGRMERRPSPDLQHAGESGEAGIVSTGAEEENGILEEHPSAVEEIGKTGERVADGVESEMPLAQPKNETLAPASGSETCSQTPPKPPVPAKPPLLMPEKASLQHGQLKEARPKPAPRKSTDTAAALSPPSSQPVPKPRANVQSEGSSEPGAGLANGRPPEPCPPVPKPRGRPTSSERTGECPRPKDPPWIALVQGEPKKKLAPPPPPPGSRKESPSRVSEEDEGGEGKAQGREGRPTSEEPKPYNPFEEDEEEQQQEEEEEEGVATQQSTPKQEQSEGELTSKMAHPWYGITPNSSPKTKKRPAPRAPNASPLAHHPISRLSRSEPSSSTPSPALSLESIASECLAKGADNLDETSVPKSSSEPAVHVPAATSTVSSGPPLPCLSSSGEEGPTALPGSSANSSFSSSSDLAGDGSEAQGGHSQTAQSCSSGNLKTSPGGASPKPSAGAIPTPILLASELSGAAARSSPSPKAQPKSSCKENPFNRKPSPVTSPSIKKTPKGPKPARPPAPGHGFPLIKRKVQSDQYVPVEDIYGEMDSIEQQLDELEHRGVELERKLRSMENNDVPEDSLLVDWFKLIHEKHMLVRRESELIYIFKQQNLEQRQADVEYELRCLLNKPEKDWTDEDRVREKVLMQELVTIIEQRNAIVNCLDEDRQREEEEDKMLEAMIKKKEFHKETEADSKKRGKFKPMKVLKLLGNKHESKSKSPKEKS from the exons GCCTTTGAGGTGGCTGAGCAAGAGCTGGGGATCCCTGCCCTGCTGGATCCCAGTGACATGGTCTCCATGAAGGTCCCCGACTGCCTCAGCATCATGACCTACGTCTCTCAGTATTACAACCATTTCAACAACCCCAACCAAG CCAGAGTCCTCCCACCTATGAAGCACCCGGCAGTTGCCGCTTCACCTACTCTGCCAGCACACAAACCTGCGCCTGCCTCCGAGACCACATCAGCACCCAAG GATGAGGATGCTGCAGGCCTGGCAGAGCAGTCCCAGCGAACCACCCTGAGCAGCACTTGCGCAGCTTGCCAACAACACGTCCACTTGGTCCAGCGCTACCTGGCTGATGGCAAACTGTACCACCGCCAGTGCTTCAG GTGTAAGGAATGCTCCAGCACTCTCCTCCCCGGTTCTTACAAGCCTGGACCCGAAGTGGGCACATTTGTGTGCACCCAGCATCGTGGCAAGTTGGGCCTGAGCGGGAGGATGGAGCGCAGGCCAAGCCCAGATCTTCAGCACGCGGGGGAAAGCGGAGAGGCTGGGATAGTGAGCACTGGTGCGGAGGAAGAGAACGGAATACTGGAGGAGCACCCATCCGCCGTGGAAGAGATAGGCAAAACAGGGGAGAGGGTAGCTGATGGAGTGGAGAGCGAGATGCCTCTTGCACAGCCAAAGAACGAAACACTCGCCCCTGCTTCTGGATCTGAAACCTGCTCCCAAACACCCCCCAAACCTCCTGTGCCAGCAAAGCCACCTCTGCTCATGCCAGAGAAGGCTAGCCTGCAACACGGGCAGCTCAAGGAGGCTCGGCCCAAGCCTGCCCCCAGGAAGAGCACAGACACAGCAGCAGCCCTGTCACCGCCAAGCTCCCAGCCTGTTCCAAAGCCCAGAGCCAACGTGCAAAGCGAGGGATCCAGTGAGCCTGGCGCTGGACTGGCCAATG GTAGGCCTCCTGAGCCCTGTCCTCCTGTTCCGAAGCCCAGAGGCAGACCCACGTCCTCCGAGCG AACTGGGGAATGCCCACGGCCCAAAGACCCTCCCTGGATTGCATTGGTCCAAGGAGAGCCTAAGAAGAAGCTGGCCCCTCCACCTCCCCCACCAGGTAGTCGCAAGGAGAGCCCCTCGAGGGTTTCGGAGGAGGATGAAGGCGGAGAAGGGAAAGCGCAAGGCAGGGAAGGCAGGCCCACTTCGGAGGAGCCCAAGCCGTATAACCCCTTTGAGGAGGAtgaggaagagcagcagcaggaggaggaggaggaggagggagtcgCCACGCAACAGAGCACGCCAAAGCAAGAGCAGAGCGAGGGCGAGCTCACCTCCAAGATGGCTCACCCCTGGTACGGCATCACCCCCAACAGCAGCCCCAAGACCAAGAAGCGGCCAGCTCCAAGGGCCCCCAATGCATCCCCTCTTG CTCACCACCCCATTTCCCGACTCTCCCGCTCGGAGCCATCTTCCTCCACCCCCTCGCCCGCCCTGAGCCTGGAGAGCATCGCATCCGAGTGTTTGGCCAAGGGCGCGGACAACTTGGACGAGACCTCTGTGCCCAAGAGCTCCTCAGAGCCCGCAGTCCACGTCCCAGCCGCCACTTCCACCGTCTCCTCAGGCCCCCCGCtcccctgcctctcctcctctggtGAGGAGGGTCCCACAGCCCTGCCCGGCAGCTCGGCCAACTCCTCCTTTTCATCCTCCAGCGATTTGGCTGGCGATGGCAGCGAGGCACAAGGGGGACATTCACAGACTGCCCAAAGCTGCTCATCTGGGAACTTGAAAACCTCCCCTGGGGGAGCCTCCCCCAAGCCTTCGGCCGGGGCCATTCCCACGCCTATCCTCTTGGCCTCGGAGCTGAGTGGAGCGGCTGCCAGGAGCTCTCCATCACCCAAAGCACAGCCAAAG TCATCCTGCAAAGAGAATCCCTTCAACCGGAAGCCGTCGCCTGTCACGTCCCCCTCCATTAAGAAAACTCCAAAGGGACCCAAGCCAGCGAGGCCTCCTGCTCCAGGACATGGCTTCCCGCTAATTAAACGGAAG GTTCAGTCAGACCAGTATGTTCCAGTGGAGGACATCTATGGCGAGATGGACAGCATTGAGCAACAGCTGGATGAGCTGGAGCATCGAGGGGTTGAGCTGGAAAGGAAGCTTCGCAGCATGGAAAATAATG ATGTTCCTGAAGACAGCCTGCTGGTCGACTGGTTCAAGCTCATCCATGAGAAGCACATGCTGGTGCGCCGGGAGTCTGAACTCATCTATAT TTTTAAGCAGCAGAACCTGGAGCAGCGTCAGGCTGACGTGGAGTATGAACTGCGATGCCTCCTCAACAAACCTG AGAAAGACTGGACAGATGAGGACCGCGTCAGGGAGAAGGTCCTGATGCAAGAACTGGTGACCATCATTGAGCAGCGGAACGCCATTGTCAATTGCTTGGACGAGGACCGGCAAAG ggaagaagaggaggacaaAATGTTGGAAGCCATGATTAAAAAGAAAG AATTTCATAAGGAGACCGAAGCTGATAGCAAGAAGAGAGGGAAATTCAAGCCCATGAAAGTGTTGAAACTGCTTGGGAACAAACATGAGTCAAAGAGCAAGTCGCCCAAGGAGAAAAGCTAA
- the C10H22orf23 gene encoding UPF0193 protein EVG1 isoform X2, whose translation MAARERTTPAVAKGSGFWHVPIVTEYSQETQKLLKVMMQESKLTSFQQRHLTNCIKRGDSLPDKCYPTSSKEPELPKPVSPPKVFLSISPYGRPHLRPAAMCRAGDAYTREKFRPQATRDLEKEKERLQNIFATGKDKVEKKPKKEPVKVEEKVPEPDRFEELVNEVQDRKRFLEEMEALGQDKFYRGIILTEISQKVREMEIIDKQRSAELKEAMAKSYNIGNKPAPECTSQEDQ comes from the exons atGGCTGCCCGAGAAAGGACCACACCTGCTGTGGCAAAAGGCTCTGGATTCTGGCATGTTCCCATTGTAACTGAATATAGCCAGGAAACACAGAAACTATTGAAAG TGATGATGCAAGAATCCAAACTTACCAGCTTCCAGCAACGTCATCTCACAAACTGCATAAAGC GAGGTGACTCCCTTCCTGATAAATGCTACCCAACATCCAGCAAAGAACCAGAGCTTCCCAAGCCTGTCTCACCACCAAAGGTTTTTTTGTCCATCAGTCCATATGGAAGACCTCATCTCCGGCCTGCTGCGATGTGCCGGGCAGGCGATGCATACACCCGGGAGAAATTCAGGCCCCAGGCCACCC GAGacctggagaaggagaaggaaagactCCAAAACATTTTTGCAACGGGAAAGGACAAAGTTGAAAAAAAGCCGAAGAAAGAGCCAGTCAAGGTAGAAGAGAAGGTCCCAGAACCAGACCGGTTTGAAGAAT TGGTTAATGAAGTTCAAGATCGAAAGAGGTttctggaagaaatggaggccCTGGGACAAGACAAATTCTACCGAGGGATCATCCTCACTGAAATATCACAG AAGGTACGAGAGATGGAGATCATCGACAAGCAGAGAAGTGCGGAACTGAAAGAGGCGATGGCTAAATCCTACAATATAGGCAACAAACCTGCCCCTGAATGCACAAGTCAAGAAGACCAGTAG
- the MICALL1 gene encoding MICAL-like protein 1 isoform X1, with amino-acid sequence MSGPRSALQAWCRRQCEGYPGVEIRDLSSSFRDGLAFCAILHRNRPDLLDFNSLSKDNVYENNRLAFEVAEQELGIPALLDPSDMVSMKVPDCLSIMTYVSQYYNHFNNPNQARVLPPMKHPAVAASPTLPAHKPAPASETTSAPKDEDAAGLAEQSQRTTLSSTCAACQQHVHLVQRYLADGKLYHRQCFRCKECSSTLLPGSYKPGPEVGTFVCTQHRGKLGLSGRMERRPSPDLQHAGESGEAGIVSTGAEEENGILEEHPSAVEEIGKTGERVADGVESEMPLAQPKNETLAPASGSETCSQTPPKPPVPAKPPLLMPEKASLQHGQLKEARPKPAPRKSTDTAAALSPPSSQPVPKPRANVQSEGSSEPGAGLANGRPPEPCPPVPKPRGRPTSSERTGECPRPKDPPWIALVQGEPKKKLAPPPPPPGSRKESPSRVSEEDEGGEGKAQGREGRPTSEEPKPYNPFEEDEEEQQQEEEEEEGVATQQSTPKQEQSEGELTSKMAHPWYGITPNSSPKTKKRPAPRAPNASPLAHHPISRLSRSEPSSSTPSPALSLESIASECLAKGADNLDETSVPKSSSEPAVHVPAATSTVSSGPPLPCLSSSGEEGPTALPGSSANSSFSSSSDLAGDGSEAQGGHSQTAQSCSSGNLKTSPGGASPKPSAGAIPTPILLASELSGAAARSSPSPKAQPKSSCKENPFNRKPSPVTSPSIKKTPKGPKPARPPAPGHGFPLIKRKVQSDQYVPVEDIYGEMDSIEQQLDELEHRGVELERKLRSMENNADVPEDSLLVDWFKLIHEKHMLVRRESELIYIFKQQNLEQRQADVEYELRCLLNKPEKDWTDEDRVREKVLMQELVTIIEQRNAIVNCLDEDRQREEEEDKMLEAMIKKKEFHKETEADSKKRGKFKPMKVLKLLGNKHESKSKSPKEKS; translated from the exons GCCTTTGAGGTGGCTGAGCAAGAGCTGGGGATCCCTGCCCTGCTGGATCCCAGTGACATGGTCTCCATGAAGGTCCCCGACTGCCTCAGCATCATGACCTACGTCTCTCAGTATTACAACCATTTCAACAACCCCAACCAAG CCAGAGTCCTCCCACCTATGAAGCACCCGGCAGTTGCCGCTTCACCTACTCTGCCAGCACACAAACCTGCGCCTGCCTCCGAGACCACATCAGCACCCAAG GATGAGGATGCTGCAGGCCTGGCAGAGCAGTCCCAGCGAACCACCCTGAGCAGCACTTGCGCAGCTTGCCAACAACACGTCCACTTGGTCCAGCGCTACCTGGCTGATGGCAAACTGTACCACCGCCAGTGCTTCAG GTGTAAGGAATGCTCCAGCACTCTCCTCCCCGGTTCTTACAAGCCTGGACCCGAAGTGGGCACATTTGTGTGCACCCAGCATCGTGGCAAGTTGGGCCTGAGCGGGAGGATGGAGCGCAGGCCAAGCCCAGATCTTCAGCACGCGGGGGAAAGCGGAGAGGCTGGGATAGTGAGCACTGGTGCGGAGGAAGAGAACGGAATACTGGAGGAGCACCCATCCGCCGTGGAAGAGATAGGCAAAACAGGGGAGAGGGTAGCTGATGGAGTGGAGAGCGAGATGCCTCTTGCACAGCCAAAGAACGAAACACTCGCCCCTGCTTCTGGATCTGAAACCTGCTCCCAAACACCCCCCAAACCTCCTGTGCCAGCAAAGCCACCTCTGCTCATGCCAGAGAAGGCTAGCCTGCAACACGGGCAGCTCAAGGAGGCTCGGCCCAAGCCTGCCCCCAGGAAGAGCACAGACACAGCAGCAGCCCTGTCACCGCCAAGCTCCCAGCCTGTTCCAAAGCCCAGAGCCAACGTGCAAAGCGAGGGATCCAGTGAGCCTGGCGCTGGACTGGCCAATG GTAGGCCTCCTGAGCCCTGTCCTCCTGTTCCGAAGCCCAGAGGCAGACCCACGTCCTCCGAGCG AACTGGGGAATGCCCACGGCCCAAAGACCCTCCCTGGATTGCATTGGTCCAAGGAGAGCCTAAGAAGAAGCTGGCCCCTCCACCTCCCCCACCAGGTAGTCGCAAGGAGAGCCCCTCGAGGGTTTCGGAGGAGGATGAAGGCGGAGAAGGGAAAGCGCAAGGCAGGGAAGGCAGGCCCACTTCGGAGGAGCCCAAGCCGTATAACCCCTTTGAGGAGGAtgaggaagagcagcagcaggaggaggaggaggaggagggagtcgCCACGCAACAGAGCACGCCAAAGCAAGAGCAGAGCGAGGGCGAGCTCACCTCCAAGATGGCTCACCCCTGGTACGGCATCACCCCCAACAGCAGCCCCAAGACCAAGAAGCGGCCAGCTCCAAGGGCCCCCAATGCATCCCCTCTTG CTCACCACCCCATTTCCCGACTCTCCCGCTCGGAGCCATCTTCCTCCACCCCCTCGCCCGCCCTGAGCCTGGAGAGCATCGCATCCGAGTGTTTGGCCAAGGGCGCGGACAACTTGGACGAGACCTCTGTGCCCAAGAGCTCCTCAGAGCCCGCAGTCCACGTCCCAGCCGCCACTTCCACCGTCTCCTCAGGCCCCCCGCtcccctgcctctcctcctctggtGAGGAGGGTCCCACAGCCCTGCCCGGCAGCTCGGCCAACTCCTCCTTTTCATCCTCCAGCGATTTGGCTGGCGATGGCAGCGAGGCACAAGGGGGACATTCACAGACTGCCCAAAGCTGCTCATCTGGGAACTTGAAAACCTCCCCTGGGGGAGCCTCCCCCAAGCCTTCGGCCGGGGCCATTCCCACGCCTATCCTCTTGGCCTCGGAGCTGAGTGGAGCGGCTGCCAGGAGCTCTCCATCACCCAAAGCACAGCCAAAG TCATCCTGCAAAGAGAATCCCTTCAACCGGAAGCCGTCGCCTGTCACGTCCCCCTCCATTAAGAAAACTCCAAAGGGACCCAAGCCAGCGAGGCCTCCTGCTCCAGGACATGGCTTCCCGCTAATTAAACGGAAG GTTCAGTCAGACCAGTATGTTCCAGTGGAGGACATCTATGGCGAGATGGACAGCATTGAGCAACAGCTGGATGAGCTGGAGCATCGAGGGGTTGAGCTGGAAAGGAAGCTTCGCAGCATGGAAAATAATG CAGATGTTCCTGAAGACAGCCTGCTGGTCGACTGGTTCAAGCTCATCCATGAGAAGCACATGCTGGTGCGCCGGGAGTCTGAACTCATCTATAT TTTTAAGCAGCAGAACCTGGAGCAGCGTCAGGCTGACGTGGAGTATGAACTGCGATGCCTCCTCAACAAACCTG AGAAAGACTGGACAGATGAGGACCGCGTCAGGGAGAAGGTCCTGATGCAAGAACTGGTGACCATCATTGAGCAGCGGAACGCCATTGTCAATTGCTTGGACGAGGACCGGCAAAG ggaagaagaggaggacaaAATGTTGGAAGCCATGATTAAAAAGAAAG AATTTCATAAGGAGACCGAAGCTGATAGCAAGAAGAGAGGGAAATTCAAGCCCATGAAAGTGTTGAAACTGCTTGGGAACAAACATGAGTCAAAGAGCAAGTCGCCCAAGGAGAAAAGCTAA
- the POLR2F gene encoding DNA-directed RNA polymerases I, II, and III subunit RPABC2 yields the protein MSDNEDNFDGDDFDDGEEDEGLDDLENAEEEGQENVEILPSGERQQANQKRITTPYMTKYERARVLGTRALQIAMCAPVMVELEGETDPLLIAMKELKARKIPIIIRRYLPDGSYEDWGVDELIITD from the exons ATGTCTGACAACGAGGATAA TTTTGATGGAGATGATTTTGATGATGGGGAGGAAGATGAAGGACTGGATGATCTGGAAAATGCTGAGGAG GAGGGACAGGAAAATGTAGAAATCCTCCCTTCTGGAGAACGGCAGCAGGCAAACCAGAAGCGAATCACCACTCCTTATATGACCAAATATGAGCGTGCCAGAGTTCTTGGTACACGTGCCCTCCAGATAGC CATGTGTGCCCCAGtgatggtagagctggaaggagagACAGACCCGTTGCTGATTGCAATGAAAGAACTCAA AGCCCGGAAGATTCCCATAATAATCCGCCGGTATCTGCCAGATGGAAGCTATGAAGATTGGGGTGTGGATGAGCTAATTATCACAGACTGA
- the C10H22orf23 gene encoding UPF0193 protein EVG1 isoform X1: MRELFSFKGAAMAARERTTPAVAKGSGFWHVPIVTEYSQETQKLLKVMMQESKLTSFQQRHLTNCIKRGDSLPDKCYPTSSKEPELPKPVSPPKVFLSISPYGRPHLRPAAMCRAGDAYTREKFRPQATRDLEKEKERLQNIFATGKDKVEKKPKKEPVKVEEKVPEPDRFEELVNEVQDRKRFLEEMEALGQDKFYRGIILTEISQKVREMEIIDKQRSAELKEAMAKSYNIGNKPAPECTSQEDQ; this comes from the exons ATGAGggaacttttttcttttaaag gtgctgcaatGGCTGCCCGAGAAAGGACCACACCTGCTGTGGCAAAAGGCTCTGGATTCTGGCATGTTCCCATTGTAACTGAATATAGCCAGGAAACACAGAAACTATTGAAAG TGATGATGCAAGAATCCAAACTTACCAGCTTCCAGCAACGTCATCTCACAAACTGCATAAAGC GAGGTGACTCCCTTCCTGATAAATGCTACCCAACATCCAGCAAAGAACCAGAGCTTCCCAAGCCTGTCTCACCACCAAAGGTTTTTTTGTCCATCAGTCCATATGGAAGACCTCATCTCCGGCCTGCTGCGATGTGCCGGGCAGGCGATGCATACACCCGGGAGAAATTCAGGCCCCAGGCCACCC GAGacctggagaaggagaaggaaagactCCAAAACATTTTTGCAACGGGAAAGGACAAAGTTGAAAAAAAGCCGAAGAAAGAGCCAGTCAAGGTAGAAGAGAAGGTCCCAGAACCAGACCGGTTTGAAGAAT TGGTTAATGAAGTTCAAGATCGAAAGAGGTttctggaagaaatggaggccCTGGGACAAGACAAATTCTACCGAGGGATCATCCTCACTGAAATATCACAG AAGGTACGAGAGATGGAGATCATCGACAAGCAGAGAAGTGCGGAACTGAAAGAGGCGATGGCTAAATCCTACAATATAGGCAACAAACCTGCCCCTGAATGCACAAGTCAAGAAGACCAGTAG